A region of the Chlamydia felis Fe/C-56 genome:
TTTCCTTATCCCAAAGAGCCCTTCCTATATGCTTTCCTAGATATTTTCTGATCTTCTCGGAAAGCATCTCCTGACTATCCTCCGGAGACCCACACAATGCTATCGCTTCCAATATCTTAGGAAATAACCTTATAGATATGCGTTCCTTAACTAAAGCTTTGAGCAAAAAGAGAAGCGAATTTTCTGAAATCTTTTTCGGAATAATTTCGTCAACGGAGATGCCCAAAATATTTTGCGCATCTCTTATAAGAGCTTTAACAATCTTTCCATGAATAGCCTCTGGCACTAGATTTCTTAAGATCGGCAACAGATGAGTTAGCGATACTTCTTCAAGATAAAAATGCTGCCCACCACCACTTAAAGATGCCTTTTTCTCAGATCTCACAATTTGCATCTCTTGAGGCAATAAAATGCCTGTTTCATTGAAAATCTCCTCACGAGCAAGAAGGTACATCTCACGAGGGCTTTCTCCTGTGTAATCTACGGGTAGGTTTAGGTATATTTTTTGGAAGCCTTCAGATACAAGCGAGTGGTTTTGGATATCTTTTTTCTGTTTATGTGAAATGAATAATGCAATGACACAAGCAAGCACAGGAGCTTTAGGGACCCCGGGAACAAACAACAATGAAGAAAGTAAAAGAGCAATGATTCGAAAATGGATCCGTGCTTGTTCGTAATAATCCATAATATGTTCAAGTAGGGATTCTTTTTGTCCAACCTTAGATATCAATGTAGCAGCAGCACACGATGTCAATAGTGCGGGCACTTGACTTACCAAAGCATCTCCAACCACTGTTAGCCATAAGCTATCCGTAGTGCAATCCAAAGAGCAAGAAAAGTAGGTGGCAGATAAAAAGTTGACGATCAGAAGAATACATCCAACAACCGCGTCTCCCTTGACAAAGCGAAAAACTCCCTCCATTGCAGAAAAAAAATCACTCTCCTCAAAAAGGTCTTGTTTTTGTTTTTCGATATCGAACCCCGAGGCTCTTCCATGCAAGAGATCAGCATCTAGAGACATTTGTTTTCCAGGAAGAGCTTCTAAAATAAATCGCGCACGCACTTCAGCGACTCTTTCTGATCCCTTAGCTATTACAAGAAAATTTACCAAAAAGAACAGACAGCAGGCTGCGATTCCTGCTCCTAAATTCCCTGAAGAAAAGAAATTTCCTAAGGAAAAAATCATAGGAGATGCCCAACCCGAAGATAAAATCAGTCGGGTTGAAGCAAGATTCAATCCCAAACGAAATAAGCAAAGGTATAAAAATAATGAGGGAAAGAGCTTAGCCTCAAGACTAGATTTTACTGAAAACACCCAGAATACAACAGTTAGGGATAAGATAAAATTGATACACAGACCGGCGTCTAACAATGCTTGGGGCAAAGGAACTAAAAAAGAAAAAAGAATGCCCAAGGGAATGAGAGCCATTCGCCATAGTGTCTCTTGTTTGCTTGTCACCAAGCGCCTCCCTTCTGAGCCTCTCCTGTTTTCTTCAATAATGACAAAAAATATATATCTTCAAGAAAAACTCTTATGTCCGAAAATCGCTGATTT
Encoded here:
- a CDS encoding EscV/YscV/HrcV family type III secretion system export apparatus protein — protein: MALIPLGILFSFLVPLPQALLDAGLCINFILSLTVVFWVFSVKSSLEAKLFPSLFLYLCLFRLGLNLASTRLILSSGWASPMIFSLGNFFSSGNLGAGIAACCLFFLVNFLVIAKGSERVAEVRARFILEALPGKQMSLDADLLHGRASGFDIEKQKQDLFEESDFFSAMEGVFRFVKGDAVVGCILLIVNFLSATYFSCSLDCTTDSLWLTVVGDALVSQVPALLTSCAAATLISKVGQKESLLEHIMDYYEQARIHFRIIALLLSSLLFVPGVPKAPVLACVIALFISHKQKKDIQNHSLVSEGFQKIYLNLPVDYTGESPREMYLLAREEIFNETGILLPQEMQIVRSEKKASLSGGGQHFYLEEVSLTHLLPILRNLVPEAIHGKIVKALIRDAQNILGISVDEIIPKKISENSLLFLLKALVKERISIRLFPKILEAIALCGSPEDSQEMLSEKIRKYLGKHIGRALWDKENTLEVITVDSHVERMIGDLYSKSNPMMCDKVVHQVRSILTQSGDGGFRAIITGCESRFELRKMIEPHFPDLLVLSHNELPEEIPISLLGSVSDEVLAL